The genomic segment aattatgacggcgcattggagtattaatggcaggccaattgttaacattttttaagttagtgaTGCCATTGCaccacaccctgcccccccccaaatgacgcccctgatgCCTACGATAGATGGATGTATCGAGTGTACACACATTAAAATCCAAAATACTGGAGGTCCGGATTCAGAAGCTGTTAGAAACAGAAATGTTTACTTTTCTTTAAATGTTCAGGTATGTagcaaataatgatattaaaatcataaatacagaaaaatttgacaattatcgttatttaaaatttataatgtgTAGGTGGTTTATGGGCCATCAATGGAATTTTTCGATATAGTTGTTAGATGGCCTGGTAGTTACCATGACAGCTTCATATTTAGCGGTAGTTATGCGAATCAATATTTTGCTGACTCTACACATAACGTGATATTACTTGAAGATGGTGGtatgtgtttttataaaatgttgcaGTTAGGTTTAGTAATGTTTAGTGCACCGCTCTAATatctgaatttttattttatattaaattattttaaattagttattattattattttttttaaatgtatattcacAGGTTATGCATGTAAACCTTACTTGTTTACACCTCTAAGAAATCCCATAACACCAGCagagcaaaaatataataagtcacATATTAGAACGAGAAATATCATTGAAAGAGCATTTGGTCTTTGGAAAAGAAAATTTCCATGCCTTAGAAGAGGTCTTGCTAATGCACATAATACAATGGTCAATATTATTCTTTCTTGCGCATTGCTTTATAATTTGTCTCGGcagtttaatcaaaataatacagaCAGTGACGACCCAAAAGATCACCTAGAAGAGGAAGAACCACATGAAATTATTAACGAAATTGACAATAATGTATTAGGACCCATAGCAAGACGAGCATTCATTATAAgacattttagtaaaaaaaaaaataacaaaaaaataaatcaatttcttgtaattaataataaacaattaataaaagcttacagtattattgttaaatttaagtaaaaaaaaataacaaaaaataaatcaattctTATCatgtaaacaaaacaaataataacagcTTATTAGCTAACAGTCTTCTTTCATAAAAcatcataaatacaaattatcagGTACAATTTGAtatgattaaatttttaaaaattatcttttatttttttatttctaatgcaAGTTTTTCACACTGCGacttatacaatttgttttcttCAAGTCGCTTAGCAACTATTGATTGCATAATACGTTTTTGgtttaatatctaaaattaatagtacACTAACACAGTTAAGaagtataacattaattttatataatatattacaataactatcacatttatttatttattacatttattgtcCACAAATTATTTCTACATATACCTACAGTCCACTaactactattttttattatttgtggtaAAGTCAGTTGTCTAAGACTGCCAACTTCTTTAAACAaacatacagtaatattataggctgacaaactgtctccgttcagaatcgtttttagtacacaatgatattatataactgaattcaaatttaaggcTTTTTATTACAGTGACCAAACACTACATAAATCAAGTTACATTTATCAACTGTCTGCACACAATTTAAACTATTgcttgtattaaatatgttcagttcttaaaataattattaaatatttaattaatacactaCATAAATAGTTAGAAAAAGActaaattcataaaacaaaataaatacaatgacaTTACACTACCTGTAGCTTATTCATACTTTCTTCATGGTCAAGTGCTATTTTTTGTCTTTTGATTCTTACTTTACATTCTTTTAAAATGCTATCAGTTTTTGACTTATTACCAGATTTTCTTTCAGATTGTTTTCAATGTTGTTTTCTATGAAAAAAGTTCAGAaaacattaatttcaaaatttagaaataaaaacaatgtatttatagAGCATCATTATAACAGCTGAAAGTAATTTCAGTTCACAGGATTACCAGTGGGCTCTATAGGAAATTGATTGGTTTCATTGACTGCATTTGTAtttatcacaataaaatatgatgcatttaaattttaaattattaacataaaataccaAACAAATATGActgcaaattaattataaattaataggtacctaattcctGCTGTATCAAAGTACTTTTAATCGGTGACTTCTCAATGTTATATGAAGTGTCAccttaagaaattaaaaacattttaaagtgaattttataacataattcaaaatataaatacctgaTATTTGAATTGGAAAATCAGTATCCATATTAAAACttgatatattatctaaattcaagataaagttaatttatataactgCAAGTACTGAAATAATGTAACTTAAATTATCTTACTTACTGCTGTTTGAATTTGCAAATGCCACACCATcactatcaaaattattttgccaTTCAAACATGTGTGGTCTACCAATCATTTCTTCAACCTCAGGATTTTGAACTTCATGTGATGTTTCAAGCGATCCACTCCCAGTTTTTAATCTATTTGACCTTTCTGAAGTGAATGCTTGACTTAGCTTTTTCCGCTtcccataatttttttaagcttttaacttctctctaaaaacattaataataacaatttaaaatacaacttaTATGATTCCactagtgtataatatgttaaatgtatatgttacaGTTGAAGCGTTGaattccattattttataaaataggtacctatgtagtttAGGAATTACCTACAAATGTCAGTTgaagcataataaaatatagcagctacgtatatatattttaaataaaaatgtttttatattatgctttattaaAGCTATATTATAGCTTCTACTGCTAATTTAGATCTTTTGTAGGGCTGAGTCATATCTGATTTCATAAGCTGCAGATTCAACTCAACTGTAACATAGgtgataggtatatttaattacttaattacctTTTGAACTTTTGCATAAGAATTAAAATCATTTGCAATATGTTGCCAagcttcatttttttttcagattagtATTACAATCTTTTCTCGGATCTTCtattgttgattttaatttctttaaacaatgaaaaaaatttccTTCTCTTCATTGTCCCAATTTGGACAGCGTTCTCTCTTAATCGTCTTCATACTAATATAAGCactattctataaattaaatgtattattaaactataaattataaatggttaGTAACTTATAAAACAGTAAACTAAAAAGTACATGAGACAtgactacatagtacataagtatgaaaaaaaaaaaatttttatactaggtaatatacctattgataacattttttaattatcaatgataatctataaattcatggaaaaaataaataaatttaatcattagTCTTTAAACAATTACTTAGATACGGCACCCTAAAAGTCTAATTATGCATATGGAAATTAAGAGTTAGCTAAGTACTGGCTAAGTGTCCCGTAGCTAGGTAACACCTAGACAGTTTTAGATGACCCGTAACACACTAACTATGCATATGACCGCTAAAAATATAAGTCTGACATGTTAGGTCAGGCAGTCTTCTCTCAGgattatttttcgtttggatTGATTcatcattcaatttaaatttaacacatacgtTACAGTGACCACTAGTTTAGCTTTTTGAACATAGTTGTCAGCATTAAAcaagaaagaaaataataaaaatagatttaaatttattgtattataagttaataacaaaaatgatttaagaTTACATCTAGCTATCtacttaaatagtatataatatactttatagttattaccaataatatttttaatatttaaatttaatctattttcaattttgtattcatcttacatactaattttaaatataatattttgtaagatcAGTCGACAATTAATTGTTATCCAAAAGAAAgttctacaatataatttacaatttattatttaatttcttataacttaagaaataaataaaaaaataaagttttaatttttatgcatttcaaaattaaacaaaaaaaaatacatataataatataatattttaatattatattatagacatcaAAAAAGATACAAAATTAAGAACTACACaagaaaattattgttatccaaaataaagttttaagatatcatttacaatttattattcaatattatataacttgaaaaataaataaatagcgtAAGTTGtcatttgtttgtattaattacaaaataaaaataaaaaatgtataatagacaACAAAAAGatgcaatattaaaaactatataaatcatatatacaattgtaattattaatattttaatgtttgaatttaaatctATCTATTTATCTTACTGGGtacatatttaatgatttaaaaagaatCAGTAagcaattaatacaaaataattgtgtttttttttttttattcaggaAAAAAAAAAGCCTCGATAATATTACCGGAAggtttaattacatattttgccATTAAATTCTCATTTCCAGACACCATTTTAACTATCTCCCCatccaataatattttactatctgATCTTTTTTTAACATTACTTTATTAATTCACAGTCAGAATCTAACTCCAATCATCGCCTGAGACCACAACTAAGTAAACTGTTTCTTTTATTTCACAATCAGGTAATATTTCTTCACTGTCAGTTTCAGACATTATTTTAGAAtccgataaaatgttattatcagTATCAcatactatagtaaataatttcataatctaATATATCAGGATTtgggttatatttatttttacaattgggAGTCATATTTAAAGTACTtggtgtattaattttattttggatgagcaatatttttatttttgtagtattTGGTAGTATAATCATCTGTAGAATTATTTTCATTGGAACTGTGTTTTTCATTCAGTCTTTGTTTCTTTACATCTTTATTAGAAACAGTACCGCATATACCATTGCTTTGTTTTCTCCTTATTGAAACAGGATTAACAATCGCATTTGATtctgtatcatttttattatagccaatttcaatattataaattgaagttATTAAAGGATCAGAAAACTTAACTTTGGTCGAacgaacacattttttttgtcctTCAAGGACATTCCTAGGAACAACAATGGGAGATTCCACATCTGTTGATTGTTGACATATATTGAACAAGTTATTTTGTGATTCTCCGTATAATTTTAAACGAACTTCATTGCTGAAATTGAGttaagattaatataataataaaaattaatacatttcaataaattaagtCTTACGTTGTACAGATATATCCCCGTAAAAGTGACAAGTCAATAGTTGGGGGGAAACCAGGATTTGTTTTAGAAACGTGCCCTTTACACGTCGCACATATGAACATACCTGGTTTCAGTACTAAAGGaagtttattttcaatcaaCACACAATTCCACATTTTATACATCAACCAGTCATCAGGGTTAAATGGTGCATTGAGTTTGTCACCACAGATTTGACATTTTGACATTACCATGATCTacagaaaaaacaattatacattcaagaacaatatttattaagtagttAGTAAAATGATTTAAGTAAATTTACCATAGTATGATGAATTGTACAAAGACAAAAGGGAAATTTCAAGAAGTCTGTAGTTTGTTTTGTGGATTGTACGAAaactaactaaaataaaaataaataattattagtatttttaatatattgtacaaaacattaatattatttacttacacgACAAAactcaaatgataataataattcttcaatattttcaaactcttttacagacattttatgACAATAAGGTCGAGAGCATAAATGTATTGAACATATCCTtgcctgattttttttttttgccgtaTTTTTCTTCACATAACGTTCTAACAATCTATACTTCTTTTCTGAATATGTttcttcttttatatttttagatttattgtatttgtaaatattttccaGGGCTATCCAGCAAAAATCACAAAGGCATGAATCAGCACATAATGAGGGCTCaactaaaatcaattaat from the Acyrthosiphon pisum isolate AL4f chromosome X, pea_aphid_22Mar2018_4r6ur, whole genome shotgun sequence genome contains:
- the LOC107883604 gene encoding uncharacterized protein LOC107883604; the protein is MENKDISNTTEASSEGILSNCSEKNVFHAKTNTDFTEETFDFLVNKIKTEDNPEDFASISFMSIDNTNEKQQQDEMCEASTSYEKNVNDSESNLEELADTKLVDDKIISMHTSSPSTALPIMKILSRKLGPHTCLKCCFRCKNVFLLLDTPLHICRIRSIEKQNEILKIEPSLCADSCLCDFCWIALENIYKYNKSKNIKEETYSEKKYRLLERYVKKNTAKKKNQARICSIHLCSRPYCHKMSVKEFENIEELLLSFEFCRLVFVQSTKQTTDFLKFPFCLCTIHHTMIMVMSKCQICGDKLNAPFNPDDWLMYKMWNCVLIENKLPLVLKPGMFICATCKGHVSKTNPGFPPTIDLSLLRGYICTTNEVRLKLYGESQNNLFNICQQSTDVESPIVVPRNVLEGQKKCVRSTKVKFSDPLITSIYNIEIGYNKNDTESNAIVNPVSIRRKQSNGICGTVSNKDVKKQRLNEKHSSNENNSTDDYTTKYYKNKNIAHPK
- the LOC103309274 gene encoding putative nuclease HARBI1 codes for the protein MPTIDGCIECTHIKIQNTGGPDSEAVRNRNVYFSLNVQVVYGPSMEFFDIVVRWPGSYHDSFIFSGSYANQYFADSTHNVILLEDGGYACKPYLFTPLRNPITPAEQKYNKSHIRTRNIIERAFGLWKRKFPCLRRGLANAHNTMVNIILSCALLYNLSRQFNQNNTDSDDPKDHLEEEEPHEIINEIDNNVLGPIARRAFIIRHFMTKHYINQVTFINCLHTI